One stretch of Eupeodes corollae chromosome 2, idEupCoro1.1, whole genome shotgun sequence DNA includes these proteins:
- the LOC129948413 gene encoding LIM/homeobox protein Awh isoform X1: MKTELRSCAACGEPISDRYFLEVGGCSWHGSCLRCCVCLSPLDRQQSCFIRERQVYCKTDYGKNFGAKCSKCCRGISASDWVRRARDLVFHLACFACDSCGRQLSTGEQFALMEDRVLCKAHYLETVEGGTTSSDDGCDGDGYHKSKTKRVRTTFTEEQLQVLQANFQIDSNPDGQDLERIASVTGLSKRVTQVWFQNSRARQKKHIHAGKNKMREPEGNSFARHINLQLTYSFQNNGQNPMQLNANKSSLYPAHESSMDEMSQDSSMHCMQSEV, translated from the exons ACTGAGCTGCGGTCGTGCGCAGCGTGTGGAGAGCCAATCTCGGATAGATACTTTCTTGAGGTTGGCGGATGCTCCTGGCATGGGTCCTGTTTACGATGTTGTGTGTGCCTATCGCCTCTGGATCGACAGCAATCTTGTTTCATCCGCGAACGACAAGTGTATTGCAAAACAGACTATGGAAA aaattttggagcaaaatgttcaaaatgttGTCGAGGAATTTCAGCATCAGACTGGGTGCGTCGTGCAAGGGATTTGGTATTTCATTTGGCATGTTTCGCGTGTGATTCATGCGGGCGACAGCTTTCGACTGGGGAGCAGTTTGCCTTGATGGAAGATCGAGTGTTATGCAAAGCTCATTACCTCGAAACAGTGGAGGGTGGAACAACGTCTAGTGATG ATGGCTGCGATGGTGATGGTTATCATAAAAGTAAAACGAAACGAGTTCGAACAACATTTACCGAAGAACAATTACAAGTTCTACAAgctaattttcaaattgacagcAATCCCGATGGTCAAGACCTAGAACGGATAGCTTCAGTGACGGGCCTAAGTAAACGGGTAACACaagtttggtttcaaaattcCAGAGCAAGGCAGAAAAAACATATTCATGCTGGTAAGAATAAAA tgcGTGAGCCTGAGGGAAATTCATTTGCTCGACATATCAATCTACAGCTTACGTATTCGTTTCAGAACAATGGTCAGAATCCGATGCAGTTAAATGCGAACAAGTCTTCGCTCTACCCCGCCCACG AATCCTCTATGGATGAGATGTCACAAGATTCCTCAATGCATTGTATGCAAAGTGAAGTGTAA
- the LOC129948413 gene encoding LIM/homeobox protein Awh isoform X2, translating to MKTELRSCAACGEPISDRYFLEVGGCSWHGSCLRCCVCLSPLDRQQSCFIRERQVYCKTDYGKNFGAKCSKCCRGISASDWVRRARDLVFHLACFACDSCGRQLSTGEQFALMEDRVLCKAHYLETVEGGTTSSDDGCDGDGYHKSKTKRVRTTFTEEQLQVLQANFQIDSNPDGQDLERIASVTGLSKRVTQVWFQNSRARQKKHIHAVREPEGNSFARHINLQLTYSFQNNGQNPMQLNANKSSLYPAHESSMDEMSQDSSMHCMQSEV from the exons ACTGAGCTGCGGTCGTGCGCAGCGTGTGGAGAGCCAATCTCGGATAGATACTTTCTTGAGGTTGGCGGATGCTCCTGGCATGGGTCCTGTTTACGATGTTGTGTGTGCCTATCGCCTCTGGATCGACAGCAATCTTGTTTCATCCGCGAACGACAAGTGTATTGCAAAACAGACTATGGAAA aaattttggagcaaaatgttcaaaatgttGTCGAGGAATTTCAGCATCAGACTGGGTGCGTCGTGCAAGGGATTTGGTATTTCATTTGGCATGTTTCGCGTGTGATTCATGCGGGCGACAGCTTTCGACTGGGGAGCAGTTTGCCTTGATGGAAGATCGAGTGTTATGCAAAGCTCATTACCTCGAAACAGTGGAGGGTGGAACAACGTCTAGTGATG ATGGCTGCGATGGTGATGGTTATCATAAAAGTAAAACGAAACGAGTTCGAACAACATTTACCGAAGAACAATTACAAGTTCTACAAgctaattttcaaattgacagcAATCCCGATGGTCAAGACCTAGAACGGATAGCTTCAGTGACGGGCCTAAGTAAACGGGTAACACaagtttggtttcaaaattcCAGAGCAAGGCAGAAAAAACATATTCATGCTG tgcGTGAGCCTGAGGGAAATTCATTTGCTCGACATATCAATCTACAGCTTACGTATTCGTTTCAGAACAATGGTCAGAATCCGATGCAGTTAAATGCGAACAAGTCTTCGCTCTACCCCGCCCACG AATCCTCTATGGATGAGATGTCACAAGATTCCTCAATGCATTGTATGCAAAGTGAAGTGTAA